The following nucleotide sequence is from Triticum dicoccoides isolate Atlit2015 ecotype Zavitan chromosome 7B, WEW_v2.0, whole genome shotgun sequence.
ATGTCTAACAATTGCATGCTTCGCGTTAGCCAGAATCTTGCGTTCAAGAGACATTGCCCCCAAAGATCAACCTCCAAACAgggacatcaagaaacaccaacctTGCTTCTCAGATCCGGGTTCATTTTAGTCTTCAAGGATCAACTTTGCCGATGTCGGCACCAGTCTTCGCCAATGTGGTGTACAAACCCTACTACGTGTCTGGGTGTCACGCTCTTCAAACCAAAATCGGAATGTTAAAGCTTGCGCCAAACTCCATTCACGGGAAACTCATGTAACTGTTGACTAGCGTTTTCGCTGGGATCACAATGGTCTTGCTGAGCACGAACAGCACAAGGGTTAGCTCGAGCATCAGGATCGTGTTGAGGAATGTCCGGTCGACAATCCAACCGTATAGCGTGATGCCCCCAGGGTTGGTTAGCAGATAGAGCACTGCAGTGCACCAGAGTAGAATAAAATGCATGAGCACGGtaggaaacaaaacaaaataattgTGCATGCACTGCAAGCATAAACAATATAATAAAGATTTAGCAACACAACTTGCAGGAAGCTTTAAAGTAAGGTTTGTCAATGCAAAATTTAAACGAAGCATTAGCTTACTAACCAAGCGATTCTCTCTTGTGGTATGAAGACATGTAAGATGCCAGTTGAGCTGTGTTATGAGAATTGCCTTGCATTGAGCCACTTTCCATAGACTCCAAGTCACTTTCCGAGCAATCTCTCAAAAACATATGTGCTGAAAAGGGCACTAGGTTCCCAGAATCATTCGGGGTGCTTACATATGTAGAATCACTAGAGCATGTCGCTAAAGCATGCCATCGACTAGCTATTGCGGCAATGTTTTGAGCTCTGTGAGAAATTTTAGCAGCTCCGTGTAAACAAAGGACAAGGCCTACAACTTGAACAACTGAAGATACCTGCAGCAGAAAATAAATATGTTTATGATCTGATATTTTTTACGCCATACGCAGAAGGCGAAGTTTATGATGTTTTTGGAATAAACAAACACATGATACTCACAGCTATATCACCACCATTAGTGAAATTGATTGGCCCGTTGTATGCTGTTGTCTTGTAAAGAATGGCGAACTGGCTTGCTGTAACAGAAAAGAAGAGCAGCAAAAGGAACATGCGGAACCTGTGACTGATTTTGGAGAGATTATGGCGGAGTTGCAGGTGCTCTTTCAGATAGACTAGAGGATCCGCGTCTTGCTCTAGAACTTTGCCGTAATCATCAAAGTGTATAACTTGTAGATTGCAAACCAAGTTGAAAAGCATGCAGGAAGACAACACAATTGTCGTCAAATACATCCATGACATGATGGAAGCAAATAGCACAATGCATGATCTCCAAATTGACTGATGGAACATGTGGGAAAAGCGGAACATCTCTCGGGTGACCTTCACAGCAAGGCATGGCAATATCCACCACATAAGTGTTCGGAAGAAGTCCTGTCATTGGGGTCGCAGCACGTGTCAACACAAAAATCGAATGACAAAACTCATACACATTATGAGTCATGAATGAATAATGTTTCCAGTCCTAGTCACGGAATTTCGTAATTCAAATTTCCAATAGAAATAACTAAACCTATGACTAGTAGAGACTAATCGAACAAACATTTGGCACAAACACAAACCTGCTAGTACACACCCATGGCC
It contains:
- the LOC119336157 gene encoding uncharacterized protein LOC119336157: MANGDRLAGAPSPPPMPPPLPPSLSRPSNRPPSENHLAISVPLLSLAGSAADADAPLARWLRRLEAFLAVSGLSASTPLGVAFAASALAVVGVALPAVAVSLSPCRKHERVCDDFEVEMFEVCVMMSQAAAAAVAVACVSRKMAMYGLRKFLFVDPDLGMRIRFQKEYVVRIQDFFRTLMWWILPCLAVKVTREMFRFSHMFHQSIWRSCIVLFASIMSWMYLTTIVLSSCMLFNLVCNLQVIHFDDYGKVLEQDADPLVYLKEHLQLRHNLSKISHRFRMFLLLLFFSVTASQFAILYKTTAYNGPINFTNGGDIAVSSVVQVVGLVLCLHGAAKISHRAQNIAAIASRWHALATCSSDSTYVSTPNDSGNLVPFSAHMFLRDCSESDLESMESGSMQGNSHNTAQLASYMSSYHKRESLVLYLLTNPGGITLYGWIVDRTFLNTILMLELTLVLFVLSKTIVIPAKTLVNSYMSFP